DNA sequence from the Sphingomonas bisphenolicum genome:
CAGATTGACCCGCGCTTCGCCCAGAAACCCCAGCAGCGGCCGTTCGACGCTGGCCGAAACCAGCAACCGGACCTGCCGCGGGTCCATGCCGCGCGCCTTGGCGACGCGATCGACCTGATAAAAAGCCGCCTCTGGACCGATATGAGGGTCAAGTCCGGAGGCGGAGGCTGTCACCAGATCGGACGGAACGGGGCGATCGGGTGTGGCAGTCTTATAGGATGCGATATCGGCCTTCACCCGGTCGACCAGCGCCTGGCTTGTAGGGCCGAGGTTGGAGCCGGAAGAGGCGAGGCCATCATAGCCCTTGCCCGCCGCCGACGGGCGGCTGTGGAAATAGCGGTCCGACGTAAAGGCCTGGCCGACGATGGTGGAGCCGATGACGACGCCTTTGTCGCGGACCAGGCTGCCATTGGCCTGGGCCGGGAAGAGCGCCTGCCCTGCCCCCGTCAACGCCAGCGGATAGGCGATGCCGAGCAGTAGCGCGAAGAGCAAGGTCATGACGAGGGCCGGACGGATGGCGGATGTGATATCATGGAACATCGGAAAATCCTTTTCGATCAGGCGAGGCCGAGGCTGTTGACGGCCATATCGATCAGCTTGATCCCCACGAACGGCGCGACCAGTCCGCCCAAACCATATATGGCCAGGTTCCGCGCCAGCAGCGGCCCCGCGCCGATCGGCCGGTAGGTGACGCCTTTGAGCGCCAACGGCACCAGGCAGGGAATGACCAGCGCATTGAAGATGATCGCAGACAGGATTGCGCTTTGCGCCGTGCCCAAGCCCATGATGTTGAGTACCCCCAGCCCCGGATAGAGCGTCACGAACATCGCCGGGATGATCGCGAAATATTTGGCGACATCGTTGGCGACCGAGAAGGTGGTCAACGCCCCGCGGGTCATTAACAATTGCTTGCCCAGCCCCACTACCTCGATCAGCTTGGTAGGATCGCTGTCCAGGTCGACCATATTGCCCGCTTCGCGCGCCGCCTGCGTGCCCGTGTTCATCGCCACGCCGACATCCGCCTGCGCCAGCGCTGGCGCGTCGTTGGTGCCGTCGCCGCACATCGCGACCAGCCGTCCGCCCTGCTGCTCCTTGCGGATCAGCGCCAGCTTGTCCTCCGGCGTCGCCTGCGCCAAAAAATCGTCCACCCCGGCCTCGGCCGCGATCGACGCGGCGGTCAGCGGATTGTCGCCGGTGATCATCACCGTGCGGATGCCCATCTGGCGCAATTCACCGAACCGTTCGCGGATGCCCGCCTTGACGATATCCTTCAGGAAGATCGCGCCGAGCAGCCGGCCATCCTGCGCCACCGCCAGCGGCGTACCGCCCGCGCGCGCAATCTCGTCGGTGATGCGGCGCAGTTCGTCCGCATCCGCGCCCCCGTTCGAAGACAGGGCGTTCAACACGGAATCCACCGCGCCCTTGATGATCCGTGTGCCGCCAGTTTCCACGCCGGAAATACGTGTCTGCGCCGTGAAAGGAATGACTTCCGCGCCGTCGGGCAAAGCCTGCGCCGTCTGGCCAAAACGCTCGCGCGCCAGCAAAACGATCGACCGGCCTTCCGGCGTCTCGTCCGCCAGGCTGGCGAGCAGCGCGGCTTCGGCGAGTTGCGCCTGGCTGGCGCCGCCCACCGGCCGAAATTCGGTCGCTTGCCGATCGCCCACCGTGATCGTGCCGGTCTTGTCGAGCAACAGCACGTCGATATCGCCCGCAGCCTCGACCGCGCGGCCCGACTTGGCCAGCACGTTGAACCGCACCAGCCGGTCCATTCCCGCAATGCCGATCGCGGACAGCAAGGCTGCGATGGTGGTGGGAATGAGGGTGATGAACAATGCCGCCAACACCGCGACCGGGATCGCTCCGCCGGCATAATGGGCAAAGCTGGGGATTGTCGCCACCGCGATCAGGAAGATGATGGTCAGGCCCACCAGCAACAGCGTCAGCGCGATCTCGTTGGGCGTCTTCTGCCGCTCGGCCCCCTCGACCAGCGCGATCATCCGGTCGAGAAAGCCCTGCCCCGGATTGACCGTCACCTGCACCTTGATCCGGTCGGAAATGACGCGCGTCCCTGCCGTTACGGCCGAACGATCGCCGCCCGCCTCGCGGATCACCGGCGCGGATTCGCCGGTGATGGCGGCTTCGTTGACCGACGCGACGCCCCATATGACCTCGCCATCGGACGGGATCAAGTCGCCGGTTTCAACCAGCACGACATCCCCCATCCGCAACGCGCTGGCCGGGACGGCGTCGAAAGTCTCGCCGTCCTTCTTCAGGCGCTTGGCCGTCAGTTCTGCTTTCGTGGCACGCAGCGAGGCGGCCTGCGCCTTGCCCCGCCCTTCGGCGAGCGCTTCGGCAAAGGTGCCAAACAACACGGTCAGCCACAGCCAGACGACCAGTTGCAGCTTGAAGCCGAG
Encoded proteins:
- the kdpC gene encoding potassium-transporting ATPase subunit KdpC, which codes for MFHDITSAIRPALVMTLLFALLLGIAYPLALTGAGQALFPAQANGSLVRDKGVVIGSTIVGQAFTSDRYFHSRPSAAGKGYDGLASSGSNLGPTSQALVDRVKADIASYKTATPDRPVPSDLVTASASGLDPHIGPEAAFYQVDRVAKARGMDPRQVRLLVSASVERPLLGFLGEARVNLFELNRRLDTIGAKQAR
- the kdpB gene encoding potassium-transporting ATPase subunit KdpB, which encodes MARTASKSLFTADLILPAIGDAFRKLAPRELIRNPVMFTTAIVAVLLTILLAVGQDSLSLGFKLQLVVWLWLTVLFGTFAEALAEGRGKAQAASLRATKAELTAKRLKKDGETFDAVPASALRMGDVVLVETGDLIPSDGEVIWGVASVNEAAITGESAPVIREAGGDRSAVTAGTRVISDRIKVQVTVNPGQGFLDRMIALVEGAERQKTPNEIALTLLLVGLTIIFLIAVATIPSFAHYAGGAIPVAVLAALFITLIPTTIAALLSAIGIAGMDRLVRFNVLAKSGRAVEAAGDIDVLLLDKTGTITVGDRQATEFRPVGGASQAQLAEAALLASLADETPEGRSIVLLARERFGQTAQALPDGAEVIPFTAQTRISGVETGGTRIIKGAVDSVLNALSSNGGADADELRRITDEIARAGGTPLAVAQDGRLLGAIFLKDIVKAGIRERFGELRQMGIRTVMITGDNPLTAASIAAEAGVDDFLAQATPEDKLALIRKEQQGGRLVAMCGDGTNDAPALAQADVGVAMNTGTQAAREAGNMVDLDSDPTKLIEVVGLGKQLLMTRGALTTFSVANDVAKYFAIIPAMFVTLYPGLGVLNIMGLGTAQSAILSAIIFNALVIPCLVPLALKGVTYRPIGAGPLLARNLAIYGLGGLVAPFVGIKLIDMAVNSLGLA